A stretch of DNA from Desulfosarcina ovata subsp. ovata:
GCCCCTGGCCGTAAAATGCTTCTGAAATATTTCCGAAAGGCCAATGCTGTAATTGCTGGTAACATTCTGCACGACTACCGCCGTTGTGGCATTCAACTTATCCCGGGCAAACCTGGCCAGGGCGTGGCCCTGAAACGAATCGACGAAACAGGCCCGAAAAATGTAATCACCGGTCCGGGTCACATCCGGATGGGTTGAATCTGGGCTGATCATCGGCACCTTCATTTTCTGTAGATAAGGCGCCATGGCCAGCGAATGTGAACTCCAGGAAGCCCCGATCACGGCAACGACGCCATCCCCGACCGCTTTTTTGGCGGCCAATCGGCTTTGAATGGGCGTGCTGTGGTTGTCGTATTCCATCAACTTTATCTTTTTTCCATGCACCCCGCCGTTTGCATTGACTTCATTTACAGCAAAACGCACCGCTTCCAAAAGCTCAAGATTATCTTCGGCGGCCTCCCCGGATTTTGCAAAAACAGCACCCACCGTAATCCATGCATCTGCACGGCATAGGGTTAGATGGCCTCCCAGGCATACGAATAGCAGTCCGAAAACCAAGACGCGTTTACGCATCCATTGGTTTGCTTTTTTTTTCTTTGCTTTCATACCTTTTTCCTGTTTACTTCATTTTACGTGGATGATCGAAAAATAACGGGTATCCATTTCAATAGCAAGCCCTTGACGCAGGAGATGACTTCATTGCCGCATATTTATCCAAAAGCCAGCCGAAGCCAGG
This window harbors:
- a CDS encoding ABC transporter substrate-binding protein encodes the protein MKAKKKKANQWMRKRVLVFGLLFVCLGGHLTLCRADAWITVGAVFAKSGEAAEDNLELLEAVRFAVNEVNANGGVHGKKIKLMEYDNHSTPIQSRLAAKKAVGDGVVAVIGASWSSHSLAMAPYLQKMKVPMISPDSTHPDVTRTGDYIFRACFVDSFQGHALARFARDKLNATTAVVVQNVTSNYSIGLSEIFQKHFTARGGNIAAVMNYKFQQTDFQDLLKPVARLDPDLLFVPGHAESGYIVRQAQIIGIRAKMLGGDGWPYRQFYANGGQDLKEGYYSAHWSKDLDTQKTKVFIRGYEHVYDVTDFAAISYDAAMLLFDAIKRAASISRSAIRDALAATKDFDGVTGKISMDKNGDPLKQVVIMKITDGRPALLMTIPPD